The following proteins are co-located in the Silene latifolia isolate original U9 population chromosome 1, ASM4854445v1, whole genome shotgun sequence genome:
- the LOC141593999 gene encoding protein MOS2-like yields MKLQSFALQSKSNSKPKPSKNFADSSSSQFDSSKTPEFVSEFDPSSNPNSAPKKTIIIPPKENEWRPHKKMKNLELPPLHSGNKPLDFELEDADIVAANDSGASMSFGLNLRQSNGKIDEFKSSSSSNGGSSIDAIMIRQFKSDLENLPEEQGFDEYDDMPVDGFGAALLAGYGWREGRGIGKNARDDVKVVEYKRRTAKEGLGFMADHPPPPVATNAAAATGGGDKGKENAGRSNGKSDLFGVGKEVRVVSGESIGLKGRVVEVLGGGLVVLDGEVLGRETVRVDEIAGLGSVEEEKCLKKLKELKIRESGNDRRNERNDGKNGKDDKYEKRDGKRSRDYVADRGVKLEGVRKEEKKSSSNVKRVMWLQSNIRVRVISKAIKGGKFYLKKGVVVDVIGPGVCDVAMDDGREVIRGVDQDVLETALPKRGGPVLVLFGKRKGVYGKLVEKDSEKEMGVIQDGDTLEMFNVKLEEIAEYLGDPSLLGY; encoded by the coding sequence ATGAAGCTTCAATCCTTCGCACTGCAATCAAAATCCAATTCGAAACCCAAACCCTCTAAAAACTTCGCCGATTCTTCATCCTCCCAATTCGATTCATCAAAAACCCCAGAATTCGTATCAGAATTCGATCCTTCTTCAAACCCTAATTCCGCCCCCAAAAAAACAATCATAATCCCACCTAAAGAAAACGAATGGCGTCCGCACAAGAAGATGAAGAATCTCGAACTCCCTCCGCTTCATTCCGGTAACAAACCCCTTGATTTCGAGCTTGAAGATGCGGATATCGTTGCGGCGAATGATTCGGGTGCGTCGATGTCTTTCGGTCTCAATCTTCGTCAAAGTAACGGTAAGATTGATGAATTTAAAAGTTCTAGTAGTAGTAATGGTGGTAGTTCAATTGATGCAATTATGATTAGGCAGTTTAAGAGTGATTTAGAAAATTTACCGGAAGAGCAGGGATTCGATGAGTACGACGATATGCCGGTTGACGGATTTGGGGCGGCGTTATTGGCGGGTTATGGGTGGCGGGAGGGTAGAGGGATTGGGAAGAATGCTAGGGATGATGTTAAGGTGGTTGAGTATAAGCGTCGTACTGCGAAAGAGGGGTTAGGGTTTATGGCTGATCATCCCCCTCCTCCTGTTGCGACGAATGCTGCTGCTGCTACTGGTGGTGGTGATAAGGGGAAGGAGAATGCGGGGAGGAGTAATGGGAAGAGTGATCTTTTCGGGGTTGGGAAGGAGGTTAGGGTTGTGAGTGGGGAAAGTATTGGGTTAAAGGGACGAGTTGTCGAGGTTTTGGGTGGTGGTTTGGTTGTTTTGGATGGTGAGGTGTTggggagggagacggttagggtTGATGAGATTGCGGGATTGGGGAGTGTGGAGGAGGAGAAGTGTTTGAAGAAGTTGAAGGAGCTGAAGATTCGTGAATCGGGAAATGATAGGAGAAACGAGAGGAATGATGGAAAGAATGGTAAGGATGATAAGTATGAGAAAAGGGACGGTAAGAGGAGTAGGGATTATGTTGCTGATAGAGGAGTTAAGTTGGAAGGTGTGCGTAAGGAAGAGAAGAAGAGTAGTAGTAATGTGAAGCGGGTAATGTGGCTGCAGAGTAATATTAGGGTAAGGGTGATTAGCAAGGCGATAAAAGGAGGGAAGTTTTACTTGAAAAAGGGTGTGGTTGTGGATGTGATTGGGCCGGGAGTTTGTGATGTAGCAATGGATGATGGTAGGGAGGTTATACGAGGTGTTGACCAGGATGTACTTGAGACTGCTCTTCCAAAGCGAGGTGGTCCTGTTCTGGTTCTATTTGGAAAGCGTAAGGGGGTGTATGGTAAACTTGTAGAGAAGGACTCGGAGAAGGAGATGGGTGTTATTCAAGATGGTGATACGCTTGAGATGTTTAATGTGAAGCTTGAAGAGATTGCGGAATACCTTGGTGACCCGAGCTTACTTGGCTATTGA